The Candidatus Zixiibacteriota bacterium genome contains the following window.
AAAAGAAGCGTCGAGAAATTGCGACTCCAATCTGAAGGCCAGGTACGGATCGACAAACCAGTTTTTTGTGACACGGCCGACGTTTTCCCAGTCTATCAAATCGGTTGACTTGCGAGGTTTTGTCCAGACTTTATTGGTATCCTGTGTCAGGGTTTGACCGAATGACAGTTTGAGCCGTGACTTTAGATTAAAAGATAGGGAAAGCTGTTTTTCTGCTGAGCCGTTGAGATTGCTGACCCAGCTTAACGAGCCCGACTCACCGCCGGTCCAGGAATCGGAATAGGCTGTCTGGGTGGTGGTTATGTCCAGAACCATAGAAGTTTTCCATCTGGCCGGATCTTCATCCTGCGCGAAAACGCCGGATGAGGTCAATGCAATCGCAAGAAATAAAATCATTGAGTATATTCGACAAGCCATAAAATCCTCCTCAGTTGGCCGTTACCTGATGCATATGAACATCCTGTTGGGGATATGGAATGGAAATTCCTTTTTCATCGAACGTAAGTTTTACTTTTTCGGTAATGTCGTAATAGACATTCCAGTAATCCGCCGTTTTGACCCAGGGACGGACGGCAAAGTTGACCGAACTATCGGCCAATTCAGATACCGCGATCAGAGGGGCGGGGTCGTCGAGAATCCTACTATCGGCTTTGATTATTTCTTCCAAAAGTGATTTGGCCTGCCTGATATCATCATCATATCCGATGCCGAAGACCATATCTATACGGCGCATTTCTTTGGCGGAAGAGTTGACGATATTACCGCCAGTAATGGAGCTGTTAGGTATTATGACTTTTTTGTTATCGGGAGATTTGAGCACCGTCGTAAATATTGTAATTTCCTCGACTGTACCGGCGGAACCTCCGGCTTCTATATAATCGCCGCTCTTGAATGGGCGAAAAATAATTATTAAGATTCCCGATGCGAGATTTGAAAGAGAATTTTGAAAGGCGAGACCGATAGCCAATCCGGCGGCGGCCATGATGGCAATAAACGAGGTGGTTTGAATACCGATATTTCCGAGGGCCATAATGACAACGACTGTCATCAGTGAAATGCGAATAACACTTCTCAGAAATTTAGAAAGTGTTTCATCCATTTTGCTTTTAGTCATGATGCGGCCGATCGTGCCGGAAATTATCCCTACAACCATGCGACCGAAAATCAGAATTGCCAGGGCGCCTACGATTTTCAGTCCGTATAAGGCAGCCCAATCACTAATCTGAATCCAAATAGCATCCATATTTCCTCCTGAGATTATTGATTAAATCTTGATTTCAATCTTACGAGTATCCCTCAATTGCCCATTATTAACTTTTACTATGATACGATTTGTGGATAATTATGTGAAGTTAATTCTTTGTCAAAATAATTTCCATGTAGTGACACGCTTGGTGTTGTCGTAATGGTGGCCCACAGTCTTGCCGTGGGAAAATATTCATCCATACGGCCCTAAAAATATTCGTTGCTATTATCATATAATCGAAGTATTATTGAATGAAATGGCGGGAATCCACCGTCATCCCCTAAGCGGGATGACAGTGGGCCACCTGTCGATCAGTCAGGCCGTTGGGGTAAAGGTTGTCCAACTGCATTGGCAAAATCTCTGACGTCTTCTTCGTCACCTCTAAACGGGTTGCGCCGTTCTAACTTTAGAGAGGCGGTCATCGCCGCAAATTTCCCCACTTCATCAAGTTTGGTGCATCTCTCTCTATAGAAGAGATAGCCAGCCATGTAAGTGTCGCCGCAACCGGTCGGGTCAAGGGCAACTGTATTCCTAGGTGGATAAGTGGGAACCCAGTATGATTTACCCTTGGAGTAGACCAATGAGGGATTGCTCCCACGGGTTATAACCACTTCTTCTGGACCGTAGTTTGATAGCTCGACGGCAATTTCTTTCATATCCCGTTGATGTGACAGAATTCTCGCCTCTTCTTCGTTAGCCTTTACTATGTTCACAAAGGCAAGCGCTGCCGTTTTCTCTTTCCACTCTACATGCCTCACTCGCGCCCAGCCTCGACTTCTCCCCACAACGTCCCTCACGAACCCTTGCACATCGAGCGAGATTATTGCGCTGCCGGCAAGAAACCGAATTACTTCAAGGGGAATCTCATCTTTCGTCAACGGACCAAGATGGAAGATTCTGGCCTCACAACGTGATGCGTCGCCGACAGTAAACGGCCTCGCCACGTCTTTCACCCGTTGTTCCCTCGTATTGGTGTCACTCGAATACACGTTCATGAACGTCGTCGTCCGGTCACTTTCTCCCAAGAAAACAGGGATGTGTTCTTTCTCTAATTCGCTTAAGAGGA
Protein-coding sequences here:
- a CDS encoding PfkB family carbohydrate kinase gives rise to the protein MMFDACVIGHITKDIVNTVDGEIEMPGGTVYYTAVALKNLGMNVAVITKLRDKDTFLLSELEKEHIPVFLGESDRTTTFMNVYSSDTNTREQRVKDVARPFTVGDASRCEARIFHLGPLTKDEIPLEVIRFLAGSAIISLDVQGFVRDVVGRSRGWARVRHVEWKEKTAALAFVNIVKANEEEARILSHQRDMKEIAVELSNYGPEEVVITRGSNPSLVYSKGKSYWVPTYPPRNTVALDPTGCGDTYMAGYLFYRERCTKLDEVGKFAAMTASLKLERRNPFRGDEEDVRDFANAVGQPLPQRPD
- a CDS encoding mechanosensitive ion channel domain-containing protein; amino-acid sequence: MDAIWIQISDWAALYGLKIVGALAILIFGRMVVGIISGTIGRIMTKSKMDETLSKFLRSVIRISLMTVVVIMALGNIGIQTTSFIAIMAAAGLAIGLAFQNSLSNLASGILIIIFRPFKSGDYIEAGGSAGTVEEITIFTTVLKSPDNKKVIIPNSSITGGNIVNSSAKEMRRIDMVFGIGYDDDIRQAKSLLEEIIKADSRILDDPAPLIAVSELADSSVNFAVRPWVKTADYWNVYYDITEKVKLTFDEKGISIPYPQQDVHMHQVTAN